GATCGCGCTGCAGGGGGCTGTTCGGTTCGTGAGCGGCCGCCCCATTGCCGACATAGATCCAGCGATCCTCCGCGATACCGCGCCGGCGCGCCTCCGCGACGCTCGTCACGATGAAGGCGGCGCCCTGGTTGACCGAGGCGTTGGCGACCATCAGCTTGTTATAGGGGAAGGCGATCGGCCGGTTGCGTTCGGACGGTGCGATAACCTCGTCGGCACTGACCGGCTTGCGAAGCCACGCGTTCGGATTGGCGGCCGCGACCTCCGAAAAAAGCGACCAGATCAGCCCGCTCTCGGCCTGCGCCTCGGCGAAACTTTGCCCGAGCGATGCGCGAAGCGCATTTTCGTAAAGCGGATACACGTCGACCGGCGCGACCAGCCCATATTGCTGGGCATAGCTCGGCTCGCGCCGCTGCGCTGCTTCGCGCGTCGCGTCGACGCGCCGACCGGATTCCTGCGCCGCCGCTCTCGCCGCCGCGGTTCGCAGCGCCTCGGCACCGCAGACCAGCGCGATCCGGGACTCGCCGGCCCCGATCCGGTTCGCAGCCTCGTTGAGCAGCATGACCGGACTGTCGCCGTTCGGCCCCTCGCTTTGCACCATCGTCGCGGGCGCGATGCCGAGTTCCTGGGCCAGCGGGCCGCGTGCGTCGCGGATGTCGCGGAACGATATCTGCTGGACGATGCCGAGATAATCGGCGTCGGCAAGCAATGCGCCTCCGGCGTCCTTTTCGGCGATCCTGAGGGCCTCGGCCATCAAGCCGACCGGGCTGTGTCCGTCGACAGGATTTTCCGGTCGATCGTTGATCTGGCCGACGCCGACGATGATGGGGATATTCTCTTCCGACATATCCTGCTTCCTCAGCGAGCCTGCCAGACGGGCTGACGCTTTTCGGCAAAGGCGCGCGGGCCTTCGCGCGAATCCTCGGACGTGAAGACAAGGCGTGTTTCGCGCTTGTTCGCTTCCCAGAAATCCTCGTCGCTGGCGATCCGTCCCTCGGCGATGCCCATCGCGATCCGCTTGCTCGCCTGCACCGCGAGCGGGGCGTTGACCGCAATGCGATCGGCGAAATCGAGTGCAGTCTCCATCAGCCGGTCGAGCGGCACGACCTCGTTGGCGAGACCGAGGTCGAGCGCACGCTGCGCCGAAATCGGCT
The Sphingopyxis macrogoltabida genome window above contains:
- a CDS encoding acetyl-CoA acetyltransferase; this encodes MSEENIPIIVGVGQINDRPENPVDGHSPVGLMAEALRIAEKDAGGALLADADYLGIVQQISFRDIRDARGPLAQELGIAPATMVQSEGPNGDSPVMLLNEAANRIGAGESRIALVCGAEALRTAAARAAAQESGRRVDATREAAQRREPSYAQQYGLVAPVDVYPLYENALRASLGQSFAEAQAESGLIWSLFSEVAAANPNAWLRKPVSADEVIAPSERNRPIAFPYNKLMVANASVNQGAAFIVTSVAEARRRGIAEDRWIYVGNGAAAHEPNSPLQRDRYDHSASMEVSIRRTLALNDVDPSRLDMVELYSCFPCIPKLARRIIDWPAERPATVFGGLTFGGGPIGNYMGHAIASMTDRLRADCGTGLLFANGGYATHNHSIVISSEPIAAASFPRSYDYQEEADAMRDAIPALARDYLGDATIESYTILYRRDGLPKAGVVVARTPAGERTLAHVPPGDEAVLRRLADAEADPVGATGWIVEGAALREWRFA